One window of the Taeniopygia guttata chromosome W, bTaeGut7.mat, whole genome shotgun sequence genome contains the following:
- the LOC116806927 gene encoding sushi, nidogen and EGF-like domain-containing protein 1, which translates to MTGITTVDMETHDWRHCTWDHCRGVTVVGATQVCHMGDLCLQVNNNSVVSFGTMVPEFTPQPFPLPGHRPFVAPYWADVDTRLGGNVFYWQSRDAQLLACLAQDLAPAVPPGDLPPQPTFPTPTWAFVATWDCVAYFGAASDKVNTFQAVLTSDGVTCFVLLNYGDLQWTTGISNQGDPHTGLGGIPAQAGFNIGDDIHYYNVPGSRTPAVQSLNHRSNLGVPGRWAFRVDHFETTEGLPETPGTLSKTPEAPWNLLPPHKTLSVSPKPPRITEEQVYVRGS; encoded by the exons ATGACAGGGATCACCACAGTTGATATGGAGACTCATGACTGGAGACACTGTACGTGGGACCACTGTAGAGGGGTCACTGTGGTTGGTGCCACCCAGGTGTGTCACATGGGTGACCTTTGCCTGCAGGTGAACAACAACAGTGTGGTGTCCTTTGGGACAATGGTCCCGGAGTTCACTCCCCAACCCTTCCCACTGCCAGGCCACCGCCCGTTTGTGGCGCCGTACTGGGCTGATGTGGACACCCGTCTGGGAGGGAATGTCTTCTACTGGCAGAGCCGGGACGCCCAGCTGCTGGCATGCCTGGCCCAGGACCTGGCACCTGCTGTGCCACCTGGGGACCTGCCTCCACAGCCTAcct ttccgacacctACCTGGGCATTTGTGGCCACCTGGGACTGTGTGGCCTATTTTGGGGCTGCCTCGGACAAG GTGAACACCTTCCAGGCTGTGCTGACCTCAGATGGCGTCACCTGCTTTGTCCTGCTCAACTACGGAGACTTGCAGTGGACAACTGGCATTTCTAACCAGGGGGATCCCCACACTGGCCTAGGGGGCATCCCTGCACAG GCTGGGTTCAACATTGGAGACGACATCCACTACTACAATGTGCCAGGGTCACGCACGCCTGCAGTGCAGAGCCTCAACCACCGCAGCAacctgggggtcccggggcgcTGGGCCTTCCGTGTTGACCACTTCGAGACCACTGAGGGTCTCCCCGAGACTCCTGGCACCCTGTCAAAGACACCTGAGGCTCCCTGGAATCTGTTGCCACCCCACAAGACCCTCTCAGTATCCCCCAAGCCCCCAAGGATCACAGAGGAGCAGGTGTATGTCCGCGGGTCATGA